In Canis lupus familiaris isolate Mischka breed German Shepherd chromosome 9, alternate assembly UU_Cfam_GSD_1.0, whole genome shotgun sequence, a single window of DNA contains:
- the ANKRD13B gene encoding ankyrin repeat domain-containing protein 13B isoform X2: MIGPRIVRQKVDIEQLDPRGRTPLHLATTLGHLECARVLLAHGADVGRENRSGWTVLQEAVSTRDLELVQLVLRYRDYQRVVKRLAGIPVLLEKLRKAQDFYVEMKWEFTSWVPLVSKICPSDTYKVWKSGQNLRVDTTLLGFDHMTWQRGNRSFVFRGQDTSAVVMEIDHDRRVVYTETLALAGQDRELLLAAAQPTEEQVLSRLTAPVVTTQLDTKNISFERNKTGILGWRSEKTEMVNGYEAKVYGASNVELITRTRTEHLSEQHKGKVKGCKTPLQSFLGIAEQHGGPQNGTLITQTLSQANPTAITAEEYFNPNFELGNRDMGRPMELTTKTQKFKAKLWLCEEHPLSLCEQVAPIIDLMAVSNALFAKLRDFITLRLPPGFPVKIEIPIFHILNARITFGNLNGCDEPVPSVRGSPGSETPSPGSDSSSVSSSSSSTSCRGCEISPALFEAPRGYSVLGGQREAATREDDDDLLQFAIQQSLLEAGSEYDQVTIWEALTNSKPGTHPMSYEARRQDRSVPAGPDPSSLPRNNTCTEHLQILSQWLRTPTAGQLLWGPVEPLLVCRRLPPHPLLTLSSTPRAPPGLRTLTRQEVGAGVLDDAHMGRSTVSWADGLCRD; encoded by the exons GTGGACATCGAGCAGCTGGATCCCCGCGGGCGGACTCCCCTGCACCTGGCCACCACCCTGGGACACCTCGAGTGTGCCCGTGTGCTCCTGGCACACGGGGCAGATGTGGGTAGGGAGAACCGCAGCGGCTGGACAG TACTTCAGGAGGCTGTGAGTACCCGGGACCTGGAGCTGGTACAGCTGGTGCTGCGGTACCGGGACTACCAGCGGGTGGTGAAGCGGTTGGCAGGCATCCCTGTGCTCCTGGAGAAGCTGCGCAAG GCCCAGGACTTCTACGTGGAGATGAAATGGGAGTTCACTAGCTGGG TGCCTTTGGTGTCCAAGATCTGCCCTAGTGACACCTACAAAGTGTGGAAGAGTGGGCAAAACCTACGGGTAGATACCACGCTCTTGGGCTTTGACCACATGACATGGCAGCGAGGGAACCGCAGCTTCGTCTTCAGGGGCCAAG ACACAAGTGCCGTGGTCATGGAGATTGACCATGATCGCCGAGTAGTGTACACAGAGACTCTGGCCCTGGCTGGGCAGGATCGTGAACTGCTGCTGGCTGCTGCCCAGCCCACCGAGGAGCAGGTGCTAAGTCGCCTCACTGCGCCCGTCGTCACCACGCAGCTCGACACCAAGAACATCTCCTTTGAGAG GAACAAGACTGGCATCCTGGGCTGGCGCAGTGAGAAGACCGAGATGGTGAATGGGTATGAAGCCAAG GTATATGGGGCATCCAACGTGGAGCTCATCACCCGGACACGGACAGAGCACCTTTCAGAACAGCACAAGGGCAAGGTCAAAG GCTGTAAGACACCTCTGCAGTCCTTCCTGGGAATTGCTGAGCAGCATGGGGGCCCCCAAAATGGG ACCCTGATCACTCAGACTCTGAGCCAAGCCAACCCTACTGCCATCACTGCAGAAGAGTACTTCAACCCCAACTTTGAGCTTGGCAACCGGGACATGGGCCGCCCCATGGAACTGACCACCAAGACACAGAA GTTCAAGGCCAAGCTGTGGCTGTGTGAGGAGCATCCCCTGTCCCTGTGTGAGCAGGTGGCCCCCATCATTGACCTCATGGCTGTCAGCAATGCGCTTTTCGCCAAGCTCCGGGATTTCATTACCCTGCGCCTGCCGCCTGGTTTCCCAGTCAAGATTG AAATCCCCATCTTCCACATCCTCAACGCTCGCATCACCTTCGGAAACCTCAATGGCTGCGACGAGCCGGTGCCATCGGTGCGGGGCAGCCCTGGCAGTGAGACCCCTTCCCCCGGCAGCGACTCCTCCAGCGTCAGCAGCTCCAGTTCCTCCA CCTCGTGCCGCGGCTGCGAGATCTCCCCCGCGTTGTTCGAGGCCCCACGTGGCTACAGTGTGCTGGGCGGCCAGCGGGAGGCGGCGACCCGCGAGGATGACGACGACCTGCTGCAGTTCGCCATCCAGCAGAGCCTGCTGGAGGCCGGCAGCGAGTATGACCAG GTCACCATCTGGGAGGCGCTTACTAACAGCAAGCCGGGCACTCACCCCATGTCCTACGAGGCCCGCCGACAGGACAGGTCAGTGCCCGCCGGTCCTGACCCATCATCCCTGCCCCGAAATAACACATGCACGGAGCACCTCCAGATCCTGTCCCAGTGGCTGCGGACACCGACGGCTGGGCAGCTCCTCTGGGGCCCAGTAGAGCCCCTACTGGTATGCAGAAGGCTCCCGCCCCACCCTCTCCTCACTCTGAGCAGTACTCCGAGAGCGCCTCCAGGCCTTCGGACCCTTACCAGGCAGGAGGTTGGGGCTGGGGTTCTAGATGATGCCCACATGGGCCGGTCCACCGTCAGCTGGGCGGATGGGCTTTGCAGGGACTGA
- the ANKRD13B gene encoding ankyrin repeat domain-containing protein 13B isoform X4 — MIPANASARKGPEGKYPLHYLVWHNRHRELEKEVRAGQVDIEQLDPRGRTPLHLATTLGHLECARVLLAHGADVGRENRSGWTVLQEAVSTRDLELVQLVLRYRDYQRVVKRLAGIPVLLEKLRKAQDFYVEMKWEFTSWVPLVSKICPSDTYKVWKSGQNLRVDTTLLGFDHMTWQRGNRSFVFRGQDTSAVVMEIDHDRRVVYTETLALAGQDRELLLAAAQPTEEQVLSRLTAPVVTTQLDTKNISFERNKTGILGWRSEKTEMVNGYEAKVYGASNVELITRTRTEHLSEQHKGKVKGCKTPLQSFLGIAEQHGGPQNGTLITQTLSQANPTAITAEEYFNPNFELGNRDMGRPMELTTKTQKFKAKLWLCEEHPLSLCEQVAPIIDLMAVSNALFAKLRDFITLRLPPGFPVKIEIPIFHILNARITFGNLNGCDEPVPSVRGSPGSETPSPGSDSSSVSSSSSSTSCRGCEISPALFEAPRGYSVLGGQREAATREDDDDLLQFAIQQSLLEAGSEYDQVTIWEALTNSKPGTHPMSYEARRQDRSAPPTPQRQPAPPPALASVPSPRPSPRPGPGGHVFRSYDEQLRLAMELSAQEQEERRRRARQEEEELERILRLSLTEQ; from the exons GTGGACATCGAGCAGCTGGATCCCCGCGGGCGGACTCCCCTGCACCTGGCCACCACCCTGGGACACCTCGAGTGTGCCCGTGTGCTCCTGGCACACGGGGCAGATGTGGGTAGGGAGAACCGCAGCGGCTGGACAG TACTTCAGGAGGCTGTGAGTACCCGGGACCTGGAGCTGGTACAGCTGGTGCTGCGGTACCGGGACTACCAGCGGGTGGTGAAGCGGTTGGCAGGCATCCCTGTGCTCCTGGAGAAGCTGCGCAAG GCCCAGGACTTCTACGTGGAGATGAAATGGGAGTTCACTAGCTGGG TGCCTTTGGTGTCCAAGATCTGCCCTAGTGACACCTACAAAGTGTGGAAGAGTGGGCAAAACCTACGGGTAGATACCACGCTCTTGGGCTTTGACCACATGACATGGCAGCGAGGGAACCGCAGCTTCGTCTTCAGGGGCCAAG ACACAAGTGCCGTGGTCATGGAGATTGACCATGATCGCCGAGTAGTGTACACAGAGACTCTGGCCCTGGCTGGGCAGGATCGTGAACTGCTGCTGGCTGCTGCCCAGCCCACCGAGGAGCAGGTGCTAAGTCGCCTCACTGCGCCCGTCGTCACCACGCAGCTCGACACCAAGAACATCTCCTTTGAGAG GAACAAGACTGGCATCCTGGGCTGGCGCAGTGAGAAGACCGAGATGGTGAATGGGTATGAAGCCAAG GTATATGGGGCATCCAACGTGGAGCTCATCACCCGGACACGGACAGAGCACCTTTCAGAACAGCACAAGGGCAAGGTCAAAG GCTGTAAGACACCTCTGCAGTCCTTCCTGGGAATTGCTGAGCAGCATGGGGGCCCCCAAAATGGG ACCCTGATCACTCAGACTCTGAGCCAAGCCAACCCTACTGCCATCACTGCAGAAGAGTACTTCAACCCCAACTTTGAGCTTGGCAACCGGGACATGGGCCGCCCCATGGAACTGACCACCAAGACACAGAA GTTCAAGGCCAAGCTGTGGCTGTGTGAGGAGCATCCCCTGTCCCTGTGTGAGCAGGTGGCCCCCATCATTGACCTCATGGCTGTCAGCAATGCGCTTTTCGCCAAGCTCCGGGATTTCATTACCCTGCGCCTGCCGCCTGGTTTCCCAGTCAAGATTG AAATCCCCATCTTCCACATCCTCAACGCTCGCATCACCTTCGGAAACCTCAATGGCTGCGACGAGCCGGTGCCATCGGTGCGGGGCAGCCCTGGCAGTGAGACCCCTTCCCCCGGCAGCGACTCCTCCAGCGTCAGCAGCTCCAGTTCCTCCA CCTCGTGCCGCGGCTGCGAGATCTCCCCCGCGTTGTTCGAGGCCCCACGTGGCTACAGTGTGCTGGGCGGCCAGCGGGAGGCGGCGACCCGCGAGGATGACGACGACCTGCTGCAGTTCGCCATCCAGCAGAGCCTGCTGGAGGCCGGCAGCGAGTATGACCAG GTCACCATCTGGGAGGCGCTTACTAACAGCAAGCCGGGCACTCACCCCATGTCCTACGAGGCCCGCCGACAGGACAG GAGCGCCCCGCCCACGCCGCAGCGCcagcccgcgccgcccccggcccTGGCGTCGGTGCCAAGCCCTCGGCCCAGCCCGCGCCCGGGCCCTGGCGGCCACGTGTTCCGGAGCTACGACGAGCAGCTGCGGCTGGCCATGGAGCTGTCGgcgcaggagcaggaggagcggcggcggcgcgcgcgccaggaggaggaggagctggagcgCATCCTGCGGCTCTCGCTGACGGAGCAGTAG
- the ANKRD13B gene encoding ankyrin repeat domain-containing protein 13B isoform X1, with protein MIPANASARKGPEGKYPLHYLVWHNRHRELEKEVRAGQVDIEQLDPRGRTPLHLATTLGHLECARVLLAHGADVGRENRSGWTVLQEAVSTRDLELVQLVLRYRDYQRVVKRLAGIPVLLEKLRKAQDFYVEMKWEFTSWVPLVSKICPSDTYKVWKSGQNLRVDTTLLGFDHMTWQRGNRSFVFRGQDTSAVVMEIDHDRRVVYTETLALAGQDRELLLAAAQPTEEQVLSRLTAPVVTTQLDTKNISFERNKTGILGWRSEKTEMVNGYEAKVYGASNVELITRTRTEHLSEQHKGKVKGCKTPLQSFLGIAEQHGGPQNGTLITQTLSQANPTAITAEEYFNPNFELGNRDMGRPMELTTKTQKFKAKLWLCEEHPLSLCEQVAPIIDLMAVSNALFAKLRDFITLRLPPGFPVKIEIPIFHILNARITFGNLNGCDEPVPSVRGSPGSETPSPGSDSSSVSSSSSSTSCRGCEISPALFEAPRGYSVLGGQREAATREDDDDLLQFAIQQSLLEAGSEYDQVTIWEALTNSKPGTHPMSYEARRQDRSVPAGPDPSSLPRNNTCTEHLQILSQWLRTPTAGQLLWGPVEPLLVCRRLPPHPLLTLSSTPRAPPGLRTLTRQEVGAGVLDDAHMGRSTVSWADGLCRD; from the exons GTGGACATCGAGCAGCTGGATCCCCGCGGGCGGACTCCCCTGCACCTGGCCACCACCCTGGGACACCTCGAGTGTGCCCGTGTGCTCCTGGCACACGGGGCAGATGTGGGTAGGGAGAACCGCAGCGGCTGGACAG TACTTCAGGAGGCTGTGAGTACCCGGGACCTGGAGCTGGTACAGCTGGTGCTGCGGTACCGGGACTACCAGCGGGTGGTGAAGCGGTTGGCAGGCATCCCTGTGCTCCTGGAGAAGCTGCGCAAG GCCCAGGACTTCTACGTGGAGATGAAATGGGAGTTCACTAGCTGGG TGCCTTTGGTGTCCAAGATCTGCCCTAGTGACACCTACAAAGTGTGGAAGAGTGGGCAAAACCTACGGGTAGATACCACGCTCTTGGGCTTTGACCACATGACATGGCAGCGAGGGAACCGCAGCTTCGTCTTCAGGGGCCAAG ACACAAGTGCCGTGGTCATGGAGATTGACCATGATCGCCGAGTAGTGTACACAGAGACTCTGGCCCTGGCTGGGCAGGATCGTGAACTGCTGCTGGCTGCTGCCCAGCCCACCGAGGAGCAGGTGCTAAGTCGCCTCACTGCGCCCGTCGTCACCACGCAGCTCGACACCAAGAACATCTCCTTTGAGAG GAACAAGACTGGCATCCTGGGCTGGCGCAGTGAGAAGACCGAGATGGTGAATGGGTATGAAGCCAAG GTATATGGGGCATCCAACGTGGAGCTCATCACCCGGACACGGACAGAGCACCTTTCAGAACAGCACAAGGGCAAGGTCAAAG GCTGTAAGACACCTCTGCAGTCCTTCCTGGGAATTGCTGAGCAGCATGGGGGCCCCCAAAATGGG ACCCTGATCACTCAGACTCTGAGCCAAGCCAACCCTACTGCCATCACTGCAGAAGAGTACTTCAACCCCAACTTTGAGCTTGGCAACCGGGACATGGGCCGCCCCATGGAACTGACCACCAAGACACAGAA GTTCAAGGCCAAGCTGTGGCTGTGTGAGGAGCATCCCCTGTCCCTGTGTGAGCAGGTGGCCCCCATCATTGACCTCATGGCTGTCAGCAATGCGCTTTTCGCCAAGCTCCGGGATTTCATTACCCTGCGCCTGCCGCCTGGTTTCCCAGTCAAGATTG AAATCCCCATCTTCCACATCCTCAACGCTCGCATCACCTTCGGAAACCTCAATGGCTGCGACGAGCCGGTGCCATCGGTGCGGGGCAGCCCTGGCAGTGAGACCCCTTCCCCCGGCAGCGACTCCTCCAGCGTCAGCAGCTCCAGTTCCTCCA CCTCGTGCCGCGGCTGCGAGATCTCCCCCGCGTTGTTCGAGGCCCCACGTGGCTACAGTGTGCTGGGCGGCCAGCGGGAGGCGGCGACCCGCGAGGATGACGACGACCTGCTGCAGTTCGCCATCCAGCAGAGCCTGCTGGAGGCCGGCAGCGAGTATGACCAG GTCACCATCTGGGAGGCGCTTACTAACAGCAAGCCGGGCACTCACCCCATGTCCTACGAGGCCCGCCGACAGGACAGGTCAGTGCCCGCCGGTCCTGACCCATCATCCCTGCCCCGAAATAACACATGCACGGAGCACCTCCAGATCCTGTCCCAGTGGCTGCGGACACCGACGGCTGGGCAGCTCCTCTGGGGCCCAGTAGAGCCCCTACTGGTATGCAGAAGGCTCCCGCCCCACCCTCTCCTCACTCTGAGCAGTACTCCGAGAGCGCCTCCAGGCCTTCGGACCCTTACCAGGCAGGAGGTTGGGGCTGGGGTTCTAGATGATGCCCACATGGGCCGGTCCACCGTCAGCTGGGCGGATGGGCTTTGCAGGGACTGA
- the ANKRD13B gene encoding ankyrin repeat domain-containing protein 13B isoform X3, with product MIPANASARKGPEGKYPLHYLVWHNRHRELEKEVRAGQVDIEQLDPRGRTPLHLATTLGHLECARVLLAHGADVGRENRSGWTVLQEAVSTRDLELVQLVLRYRDYQRVVKRLAGIPVLLEKLRKAQDFYVEMKWEFTSWVPLVSKICPSDTYKVWKSGQNLRVDTTLLGFDHMTWQRGNRSFVFRGQDTSAVVMEIDHDRRVVYTETLALAGQDRELLLAAAQPTEEQVLSRLTAPVVTTQLDTKNISFERNKTGILGWRSEKTEMVNGYEAKVYGASNVELITRTRTEHLSEQHKGKVKGCKTPLQSFLGIAEQHGGPQNGTLITQTLSQANPTAITAEEYFNPNFELGNRDMGRPMELTTKTQKWPPSLTSWLSAMRFSPSSGISLPCACRLVSQSRLKSPSSTSSTLASPSETSMAATSRCHRCGAALAVRPLPPAATPPASAAPVPPPRAAAARSPPRCSRPHVATVCWAASGRRRPARMTTTCCSSPSSRACWRPAASMTRSPSGRRLLTASRALTPCPTRPADRTGAPRPRRSASPRRPRPWRRCQALGPARARALAATCSGATTSSCGWPWSCRRRSRRSGGGARARRRRSWSASCGSR from the exons GTGGACATCGAGCAGCTGGATCCCCGCGGGCGGACTCCCCTGCACCTGGCCACCACCCTGGGACACCTCGAGTGTGCCCGTGTGCTCCTGGCACACGGGGCAGATGTGGGTAGGGAGAACCGCAGCGGCTGGACAG TACTTCAGGAGGCTGTGAGTACCCGGGACCTGGAGCTGGTACAGCTGGTGCTGCGGTACCGGGACTACCAGCGGGTGGTGAAGCGGTTGGCAGGCATCCCTGTGCTCCTGGAGAAGCTGCGCAAG GCCCAGGACTTCTACGTGGAGATGAAATGGGAGTTCACTAGCTGGG TGCCTTTGGTGTCCAAGATCTGCCCTAGTGACACCTACAAAGTGTGGAAGAGTGGGCAAAACCTACGGGTAGATACCACGCTCTTGGGCTTTGACCACATGACATGGCAGCGAGGGAACCGCAGCTTCGTCTTCAGGGGCCAAG ACACAAGTGCCGTGGTCATGGAGATTGACCATGATCGCCGAGTAGTGTACACAGAGACTCTGGCCCTGGCTGGGCAGGATCGTGAACTGCTGCTGGCTGCTGCCCAGCCCACCGAGGAGCAGGTGCTAAGTCGCCTCACTGCGCCCGTCGTCACCACGCAGCTCGACACCAAGAACATCTCCTTTGAGAG GAACAAGACTGGCATCCTGGGCTGGCGCAGTGAGAAGACCGAGATGGTGAATGGGTATGAAGCCAAG GTATATGGGGCATCCAACGTGGAGCTCATCACCCGGACACGGACAGAGCACCTTTCAGAACAGCACAAGGGCAAGGTCAAAG GCTGTAAGACACCTCTGCAGTCCTTCCTGGGAATTGCTGAGCAGCATGGGGGCCCCCAAAATGGG ACCCTGATCACTCAGACTCTGAGCCAAGCCAACCCTACTGCCATCACTGCAGAAGAGTACTTCAACCCCAACTTTGAGCTTGGCAACCGGGACATGGGCCGCCCCATGGAACTGACCACCAAGACACAGAA GTGGCCCCCATCATTGACCTCATGGCTGTCAGCAATGCGCTTTTCGCCAAGCTCCGGGATTTCATTACCCTGCGCCTGCCGCCTGGTTTCCCAGTCAAGATTG AAATCCCCATCTTCCACATCCTCAACGCTCGCATCACCTTCGGAAACCTCAATGGCTGCGACGAGCCGGTGCCATCGGTGCGGGGCAGCCCTGGCAGTGAGACCCCTTCCCCCGGCAGCGACTCCTCCAGCGTCAGCAGCTCCAGTTCCTCCA CCTCGTGCCGCGGCTGCGAGATCTCCCCCGCGTTGTTCGAGGCCCCACGTGGCTACAGTGTGCTGGGCGGCCAGCGGGAGGCGGCGACCCGCGAGGATGACGACGACCTGCTGCAGTTCGCCATCCAGCAGAGCCTGCTGGAGGCCGGCAGCGAGTATGACCAG GTCACCATCTGGGAGGCGCTTACTAACAGCAAGCCGGGCACTCACCCCATGTCCTACGAGGCCCGCCGACAGGACAG GAGCGCCCCGCCCACGCCGCAGCGCcagcccgcgccgcccccggcccTGGCGTCGGTGCCAAGCCCTCGGCCCAGCCCGCGCCCGGGCCCTGGCGGCCACGTGTTCCGGAGCTACGACGAGCAGCTGCGGCTGGCCATGGAGCTGTCGgcgcaggagcaggaggagcggcggcggcgcgcgcgccaggaggaggaggagctggagcgCATCCTGCGGCTCTCGCTGA